In Saccharothrix syringae, the following are encoded in one genomic region:
- a CDS encoding FMN-binding negative transcriptional regulator, translating to MYRPDYFGPPDLAAQHDLVEEHPFGLMTLAVDGRPTGVHLPFVLDRDSFPYGRLRGHLSRGNPIARLLHANVEVLVAFTGPSSYLSPDDYATEPHFPTWAYAAVHVTGRPRVLDDARCVRQLTDLIADQEGKLAPKRPWLLPRKSSALFDEYLKLIMAFEVPIARIEGIFKLGQNKSPADMVAQAAAFRARGTDRALELADYIERFNGLERSGHEQPPRAVESA from the coding sequence ATGTACCGACCCGATTACTTCGGCCCGCCGGACCTGGCCGCGCAGCACGACCTGGTCGAGGAACACCCCTTCGGGCTCATGACGCTGGCCGTCGACGGCCGCCCCACGGGCGTCCACCTGCCCTTCGTGCTCGACCGCGATTCGTTCCCCTACGGGCGTTTGCGCGGTCACCTGTCGCGCGGCAACCCGATAGCCCGGTTGCTGCACGCGAATGTCGAGGTGCTGGTGGCGTTCACCGGTCCCAGTTCGTACCTCTCACCGGACGACTACGCCACCGAACCGCACTTCCCGACCTGGGCCTATGCCGCCGTGCACGTAACCGGCAGGCCGCGCGTGCTCGACGACGCGAGGTGCGTGCGGCAGCTCACCGACCTCATCGCCGACCAGGAGGGGAAACTGGCGCCGAAGCGCCCCTGGCTGCTGCCCCGGAAGTCCAGCGCGTTGTTCGACGAGTACCTGAAGCTCATCATGGCTTTCGAGGTGCCGATCGCCCGGATCGAAGGAATATTCAAACTCGGGCAGAACAAGTCGCCCGCCGACATGGTCGCCCAGGCCGCCGCGTTCCGCGCACGCGGAACCGACCGCGCCCTGGAGCTGGCCGACTACATCGAACGGTTCAACGGGCTTGAACGATCCGGTCACGAACAGCCGCCGCGGGCGGTGGAATCGGCCTGA
- a CDS encoding class I SAM-dependent methyltransferase, whose amino-acid sequence MSTDRGVVFDRLAGIYDATGVEFFRPVARRLLDLVDPRPGVDLLDVGCGRGAVLFPAAERVGPGGTVVGIDIAEPMVRATAAEAAERGLGTVSVRLGDGADPAFPAGSFDVVTASMSAALFPDLPAVAARYARLLRPDGRIGLTGPVPPPSLREWALGPLRVGAVVDAIAPEAVAATHPRIAALLGAHPFGAPGAVADALRAAGFVEVRELHEDLELRAPSAEALVGWTWSNGLRVYWELVEPDRRAAVAAELVRDLTAHAAGGPITATYPVAYVTGRLRPAGGTP is encoded by the coding sequence GTGAGCACCGATCGAGGCGTGGTCTTCGACCGCCTGGCGGGGATCTACGACGCCACGGGCGTCGAGTTCTTCCGCCCCGTCGCCCGCAGGCTGCTCGACCTGGTCGACCCCCGGCCGGGCGTCGACCTGCTGGACGTGGGCTGCGGCCGCGGGGCTGTGTTGTTCCCGGCCGCCGAGCGCGTCGGTCCGGGAGGGACGGTCGTCGGCATCGACATCGCCGAGCCGATGGTCCGGGCCACCGCCGCCGAGGCCGCCGAGCGCGGGCTGGGCACCGTCTCGGTCCGGCTGGGCGACGGTGCCGACCCGGCCTTCCCGGCGGGGTCCTTCGACGTCGTCACCGCGAGCATGAGCGCCGCGCTGTTCCCCGACCTGCCCGCTGTGGCGGCCCGCTACGCCCGGCTGCTGCGCCCCGACGGCCGCATCGGGCTCACCGGCCCGGTGCCGCCGCCGAGCCTGCGGGAGTGGGCGCTGGGCCCACTGCGGGTCGGCGCCGTGGTCGACGCGATCGCCCCGGAGGCGGTCGCCGCCACCCACCCGAGGATCGCCGCCCTGCTCGGCGCGCACCCGTTCGGCGCGCCGGGCGCGGTGGCGGACGCGCTGCGCGCCGCCGGGTTCGTCGAGGTCCGGGAGCTGCACGAGGACCTGGAGCTGCGCGCTCCCAGCGCGGAGGCGCTGGTGGGGTGGACGTGGTCCAACGGGCTGCGCGTGTACTGGGAGCTGGTCGAACCCGACCGGCGCGCCGCCGTCGCCGCGGAACTCGTCCGGGACCTCACCGCCCACGCGGCGGGCGGCCCGATCACCGCGACCTACCCGGTCGCCTACGTCACGGGGCGACTGCGCCCGGCTGGAGGGACACCATGA
- a CDS encoding FAD-dependent monooxygenase, translating to MGNIADKVPVLIAGAGPTGLTLAIDLARRGIPALIIDKDSKPSTASRGKAGIQPRSLEVFDDLGVVDEVVAAGTQRLPFRRFTRDRLVGEAIPYLHHAPTHDLPYRRLLFLPQSRVEQVLRDRLAALGGAVEAGVELVGFTRGADAVTATLSTPTGLRSVTADYLVGCDGGRSTVRKALDLPFRGHTETDRRLLVGDVEVDGLEPDAWYQWLDLDRGVVMLCPLSGTRSWQVQVTPPRDADGNERGPSVEAFQAAVDHVTGMPIRLSNATWLSTTRVNVRMVDRMRVGRVLLAGDAAHVHPVLGALGANTGIQDAYNLGWKLARALRDGPDCLALDSYERERLPVAEWTLKTSVASRDLVLAAMLAGTGGAEAGLTEETLQLGLGYRDGPLSAQLVEAGAVRAGDRAPDSPCLDPAGRPLRLFDAQRGPHFTLFGFGPGSAAAVRAAADAGVADLRAHLVPDHPPAYGLTGDALVLVRPDGHVGLVGAPDDFAAVHDYLSGLSRETDRPNR from the coding sequence ATGGGGAACATTGCCGACAAAGTGCCCGTGCTCATTGCCGGGGCCGGCCCGACCGGTTTGACGCTGGCCATCGACCTGGCCCGGCGCGGTATTCCGGCGCTGATCATCGACAAGGACTCGAAACCCTCGACCGCGTCCCGCGGCAAGGCGGGCATCCAGCCGCGCAGCCTGGAGGTGTTCGACGACCTGGGCGTCGTCGACGAGGTGGTGGCGGCGGGCACCCAGCGCCTGCCGTTCCGCCGGTTCACCCGGGACCGGCTGGTCGGCGAGGCGATCCCGTACCTCCACCACGCGCCGACGCACGACCTGCCCTACCGCAGGCTGCTGTTCCTGCCCCAGTCGCGGGTCGAGCAGGTCCTGCGCGACCGGCTCGCCGCCCTGGGCGGGGCGGTGGAGGCCGGCGTCGAGCTGGTCGGGTTCACCCGGGGCGCCGACGCGGTGACCGCGACCCTCTCCACCCCGACCGGCCTCCGCTCGGTGACCGCCGACTACCTGGTCGGCTGCGACGGCGGGCGCAGCACCGTGCGCAAGGCGCTCGACCTGCCGTTCCGCGGCCACACCGAGACCGACCGGCGGCTGCTGGTCGGCGACGTGGAGGTGGACGGCCTCGAACCCGACGCCTGGTACCAGTGGCTCGACCTCGACCGCGGCGTGGTCATGCTGTGCCCGCTGAGCGGCACCCGGTCGTGGCAGGTGCAGGTCACCCCGCCGCGCGACGCGGACGGCAACGAGCGCGGTCCCTCCGTCGAGGCGTTCCAGGCCGCGGTGGACCACGTGACCGGGATGCCGATCCGGCTGAGCAACGCCACCTGGCTGTCCACGACCCGGGTGAACGTGCGGATGGTCGACCGGATGCGGGTCGGCCGGGTGCTGCTGGCCGGGGACGCCGCGCACGTCCACCCGGTGCTGGGGGCGCTCGGGGCCAACACCGGCATCCAGGACGCCTACAACCTGGGCTGGAAGCTCGCCCGCGCGCTGCGCGACGGCCCGGACTGCCTCGCGCTGGACAGCTACGAGCGCGAGCGGCTGCCCGTGGCCGAGTGGACCCTCAAGACCAGCGTGGCCAGCCGCGACCTGGTCCTGGCGGCGATGCTGGCCGGGACCGGCGGCGCGGAGGCCGGCCTCACCGAGGAGACGCTGCAGCTCGGACTGGGCTACCGGGACGGCCCGCTGAGCGCGCAACTGGTCGAGGCCGGCGCGGTGCGGGCGGGCGACCGCGCACCCGATTCCCCGTGCCTGGACCCGGCGGGCCGCCCGCTCCGGCTGTTCGACGCGCAGCGCGGCCCGCACTTCACGCTCTTCGGGTTCGGGCCGGGGTCCGCCGCGGCCGTGCGCGCCGCGGCGGACGCCGGGGTGGCGGACCTGCGCGCCCACCTGGTGCCGGACCACCCGCCCGCCTACGGCCTGACCGGGGACGCGCTGGTGCTCGTCCGCCCCGACGGCCACGTCGGGCTCGTCGGCGCTCCGGACGACTTCGCCGCCGTTCACGATTACTTGTCCGGTTTGTCGCGCGAGACCGACCGCCCGAACCGGTAG
- a CDS encoding helix-turn-helix transcriptional regulator produces the protein MGDRLFALVERNHQLDVLKGMLRNSAGKGCVVLVRGPVGGGKTALLHAFSEHAADVGAHWVEVAAGSSATGCPGLLDQLAAAVGLPGGGPAAAVEALREAAGRVPLVVAVDDLHRADEDFLAPVPELAGRLSAAGVLLVLVCATAPGNRWGAVHAELLRQPRFRSVRVSPLSPAGVGDLLHRYLKAGAPGSRDVPESLAATCHAVTGGNPLLVRAVAEDLRAADRPDRAAPWKGEAFTEAVLACLRRCGPDTTRVARGLAVLGAAASPGVLARMLDLDEALTGRHLDALAEMGLLVDDGAPAFRHPAGWGAVLSSVDPGTRAGLHARAATARHELGAPSVDVAAHLLAAGRAPGPWAVAVLRDAAGQAVNDDLVLAVRCLELARELCADERERAEVTARLVEVGWWLDPAKAAGRLPCLTEALADGRIDDHDAVVLGGQLFWHGRIDEAVEVFDRLVRDHDIDPGADAELRVMRLWMGFSCPALLPHVPEARSSRPATAPAVTTASEAGLRALEVLNELFVEGPRDDLVEEATRILEVCSLRHMSLGPSRFALQVLVHADRLEEAGQWCDTLLDGADERGAPSWQAIFVDIRARIALLEGRLPDAERYAREALDLITPRGWGVVVGAPLSTLVQALVAMGRYAEAAVELDRPVPPAMFRTRWGVEYLHTRGHYYLGTRRLRAALGDFLSAGETLARWGLDSPALLPWRSGAAEAYLRAGEPEQALRLLAEQAGRPGGRGRRLLGVAGRIRAGATPLAERARVARAAVEDLEACGAQLELARALACLAESHRVLGDSRRARMVVRRALHIADVCGAEPLVAELTANSSGHIAPAGEPAEAGRDAHGIAALSEAERRVAELAFKGHTNKEIARTLHVTISTVEQHLTRVYRKLNVRRRTDLPVDLELPTPRSSSWSDGAQVEPDDRRSYKM, from the coding sequence ATGGGGGATCGATTGTTCGCGCTGGTTGAGCGGAACCACCAACTGGACGTCCTTAAAGGAATGTTGAGAAATAGTGCCGGGAAGGGCTGCGTCGTCCTCGTCCGCGGCCCGGTGGGCGGTGGCAAGACCGCCCTGCTGCACGCGTTCTCCGAGCACGCCGCCGACGTGGGCGCCCACTGGGTCGAGGTCGCGGCGGGCTCCTCGGCGACCGGGTGCCCCGGGCTGCTCGACCAGCTCGCCGCCGCCGTCGGCCTGCCCGGCGGGGGCCCGGCCGCCGCGGTCGAGGCCCTGCGCGAGGCGGCCGGGCGGGTGCCGCTGGTCGTCGCGGTGGACGACCTGCACCGGGCCGACGAGGACTTCCTCGCGCCCGTGCCCGAGCTGGCGGGCCGGCTGAGCGCGGCGGGCGTCCTGCTGGTCCTGGTGTGCGCCACCGCGCCGGGCAACCGGTGGGGAGCGGTGCACGCGGAACTGCTCCGCCAGCCCCGGTTCCGCTCGGTGCGGGTCTCCCCCCTGTCGCCGGCCGGGGTCGGCGACCTGCTGCACCGGTACCTCAAGGCCGGCGCGCCCGGTTCCCGGGACGTGCCCGAGTCGCTGGCCGCCACCTGCCACGCGGTCACCGGCGGCAACCCGCTGCTGGTGCGCGCCGTGGCCGAGGACCTGCGCGCCGCCGACCGGCCCGACCGGGCGGCCCCGTGGAAGGGCGAGGCGTTCACCGAGGCGGTGCTGGCCTGCCTGCGCCGCTGCGGCCCCGACACCACCCGGGTGGCCCGCGGGCTGGCCGTGCTCGGCGCCGCGGCGTCGCCCGGCGTGCTGGCCCGGATGCTCGACCTGGACGAGGCGCTGACCGGCCGCCACCTCGACGCCCTGGCCGAGATGGGCCTGCTCGTGGACGACGGCGCACCGGCGTTCCGGCACCCGGCCGGGTGGGGCGCCGTGCTCTCCTCGGTCGACCCGGGTACCAGGGCCGGGCTGCACGCCCGTGCCGCGACGGCCCGGCACGAGCTGGGCGCCCCCTCGGTCGACGTGGCCGCGCACCTGCTCGCCGCCGGGCGCGCGCCGGGCCCGTGGGCCGTGGCGGTGCTGCGCGACGCCGCCGGGCAGGCGGTCAACGACGACCTGGTGCTGGCCGTCCGCTGCCTGGAGCTGGCGCGCGAGCTGTGCGCCGACGAGCGGGAACGCGCCGAGGTCACCGCGCGCCTGGTCGAGGTGGGCTGGTGGCTGGACCCCGCCAAGGCGGCCGGGCGCCTGCCCTGCCTGACCGAGGCGCTGGCGGACGGCCGGATCGACGACCACGACGCCGTGGTCCTGGGCGGCCAGCTGTTCTGGCACGGCCGCATCGACGAGGCGGTCGAGGTGTTCGACCGGCTGGTGCGCGATCACGACATCGACCCGGGCGCGGACGCGGAGTTGCGCGTCATGCGCCTGTGGATGGGCTTCTCCTGCCCGGCGCTGCTGCCGCACGTGCCCGAGGCCAGGTCGTCGCGCCCGGCGACCGCGCCGGCGGTGACGACCGCGAGCGAGGCCGGCCTGCGCGCGCTGGAGGTGCTGAACGAGCTGTTCGTCGAGGGGCCGCGGGACGACCTGGTGGAGGAGGCGACCCGCATCCTGGAGGTCTGCAGCCTGCGCCACATGTCGCTGGGGCCGAGCAGGTTCGCCCTCCAGGTGCTCGTCCACGCCGACCGGCTGGAGGAGGCCGGCCAGTGGTGCGACACGCTGCTGGACGGCGCCGACGAGCGGGGCGCGCCGTCCTGGCAGGCGATCTTCGTCGACATCCGCGCCCGGATCGCGCTGCTGGAGGGCCGCCTGCCCGACGCCGAGCGGTACGCCCGCGAGGCCCTGGACCTCATCACCCCGCGCGGCTGGGGCGTGGTGGTGGGCGCGCCGCTGAGCACCCTGGTGCAGGCCCTGGTGGCGATGGGGCGGTACGCCGAGGCGGCCGTCGAGCTGGACCGGCCGGTGCCGCCGGCGATGTTCCGGACCCGGTGGGGCGTGGAGTACCTGCACACCCGCGGCCACTACTACCTCGGCACCCGGCGGCTGCGCGCCGCGCTGGGCGACTTCCTCTCGGCCGGCGAGACGCTGGCGCGCTGGGGCCTGGACAGCCCGGCGCTGCTGCCGTGGCGCTCCGGCGCGGCCGAGGCGTACCTGCGCGCCGGCGAGCCCGAGCAGGCGCTCCGGCTGCTGGCGGAGCAGGCCGGCCGCCCCGGCGGGCGCGGCAGGCGCCTGCTGGGCGTCGCCGGGCGCATCCGCGCCGGCGCCACGCCCCTGGCGGAGCGGGCGCGGGTGGCCAGGGCCGCGGTGGAGGACCTGGAGGCGTGCGGTGCCCAGCTGGAGCTGGCTCGGGCGCTGGCCTGCCTGGCGGAGTCCCACCGGGTGCTCGGCGACTCGCGGCGCGCGCGCATGGTCGTCCGCCGCGCCCTGCACATCGCCGACGTGTGCGGTGCCGAGCCGCTGGTGGCCGAGCTGACCGCGAACAGCTCCGGGCACATCGCCCCGGCGGGCGAACCCGCGGAAGCCGGTCGCGACGCCCACGGGATCGCCGCGCTCAGCGAAGCCGAGCGCAGGGTCGCCGAGCTGGCCTTCAAGGGGCACACCAACAAGGAGATCGCCCGGACCCTGCACGTCACGATCAGCACGGTCGAGCAGCACCTCACCAGGGTGTACCGCAAGCTCAACGTGCGCAGGCGCACCGACCTGCCGGTGGACCTGGAACTGCCCACGCCGAGATCGTCGTCCTGGTCGGACGGTGCGCAGGTCGAGCCGGACGACCGGCGGTCGTACAAGATGTGA
- a CDS encoding cytochrome P450 — MLTDPRISADRFHPGFPHLFRNVASARQMSEQARYSSSLIGRAFAVDGPEHVARKRLVVPDFTVRRVQELRPGVQRVVDDCLDRMLAGDNPTDLVQALSLPVPSQVISELLAVPLEDRPFFLDRTRVMVDHASTVEQRRQANLDVLGKLDALVTAREAEPGEDLLSKLVRRNAEAGTLEHDEVVGMAAFLLISGFETTANMISMGTIGLLENPDQLALLREDPARAAGAVEELLRYFSVSDPAGSRVALEDVAIGGTVIPAGSGVIALAGAANWDERVFPEPERLDITRDARAHLAFGHGAHQCIGLHLARLELEVVFGTLFRRVPTLRLTTPAEDLRYKEHANIYGVFEVPVAW; from the coding sequence GTGCTAACCGACCCCCGGATCAGCGCCGACCGGTTCCACCCCGGCTTCCCGCACCTGTTCCGGAACGTGGCCTCGGCCCGGCAGATGTCCGAGCAGGCGCGCTACAGCTCCTCGCTGATCGGGCGCGCGTTCGCCGTGGACGGTCCCGAGCACGTGGCCCGCAAGCGGCTGGTGGTGCCCGACTTCACGGTCCGCCGCGTGCAGGAGCTGCGGCCCGGCGTCCAGCGGGTCGTGGACGACTGCCTGGACCGGATGCTGGCCGGCGACAACCCGACCGACCTCGTCCAGGCCCTGTCGCTGCCGGTGCCCTCGCAGGTGATCAGCGAGCTGCTGGCCGTGCCGCTGGAGGACCGGCCGTTCTTCCTGGACCGCACCCGGGTCATGGTCGACCACGCCAGCACGGTCGAGCAGCGCCGGCAGGCCAACCTGGACGTGCTCGGCAAGCTCGACGCCCTGGTCACCGCCAGGGAGGCCGAGCCCGGCGAGGACCTGCTGAGCAAGCTGGTCCGGCGCAACGCCGAGGCGGGCACGCTGGAGCACGACGAGGTTGTCGGCATGGCGGCGTTCCTGCTCATCTCCGGGTTCGAGACCACGGCGAACATGATCTCGATGGGCACCATCGGGCTGCTGGAGAACCCCGACCAGCTGGCCCTGCTGCGGGAGGACCCGGCGCGCGCTGCGGGGGCGGTGGAGGAGCTGTTGCGCTACTTCAGCGTCTCCGACCCGGCCGGCTCGCGGGTGGCCCTGGAGGACGTCGCGATCGGCGGCACCGTCATCCCGGCCGGCTCCGGCGTCATCGCGCTGGCCGGCGCGGCCAACTGGGACGAGCGGGTGTTCCCCGAGCCGGAGCGGTTGGACATCACCCGGGACGCCCGCGCCCACCTGGCGTTCGGCCACGGCGCGCACCAGTGCATCGGGCTGCACCTGGCGCGCCTGGAGCTGGAGGTCGTGTTCGGCACGCTGTTCCGCCGGGTGCCCACCCTGCGGCTGACCACCCCGGCGGAGGACCTGCGGTACAAGGAGCACGCGAACATCTACGGGGTGTTCGAGGTGCCGGTCGCGTGGTGA
- a CDS encoding non-ribosomal peptide synthetase, producing MSIASTSTGVAAARKEEALWLLERLVPGSGVNNLHLAFRVAGGLDRTALRRALDFLVGRHEVLRRTYLAADTGLTRLTAADPVVPLDDADCPPGEVADRLAAFVTAPFALDGGPLLRALRLRCGADDVFCLVVHHLIFDTASAGVLAAELAEVYTAFAADHPVPAALAGPVPALAEAPATAASREYWRQRLRGVRPDRLGLACAEPPAPASPVAGGQVETALSAEAVRAVAELRRALRVPEAVVLLAAYVLLLEAHGAGPDIVVGTPLNVRGPDAPGAIGYHVNVAPLRIAVDRDAGFADLVRAARDAFFGALAHADVPVDDLLDQVPRAGGSWRHTVFRHVFNYVPGTDTARVRLAGVPAEPVPVRTGFSKFDLEFFLLPGADGVRLRAAYNAGALAEADVRAVVARYDALLTALAGDPARPVGAFPVWHRGDHEVIDTANRTAGPRPVYTVPAAVAAAATATPRAVALVDGDRRVSYAVLWAAAVGVRDRLVAAGVGRGDVVALLADRGAELAAAVLGVWLAGAVYLPLDPEHPEQRLTHQLADSGAAAVLAGPGARLPAGHRGPVLPISEPAGGVGAGGTRSGGTEGGGFEGGGVGSGGFGAGGVGSGGVGAGGIGSGGTEGGGFGGGGTGSGGTGADSAETGSTKAGSAGPGAPPEVSVVGSDPAYLIYTSGSTGRPKGTVIDHGALANLIGHFSAELGAAASTALWSTTFSFDISALELFTPLVTGGLVVAAPDEARVDGRVLADLLDRHGVTLVQGTPTTWRLVLDEVGGHLAGRSVLCGGEPLPPPLAHRLLATGCELRNVYGPTETTIWSTGGRVERVGDRVPVGAPIANTEVFVIDDHGRELPVGVTGELCIAGAGVAVGYHARPDLTAERFREHPRHGRHYRTGDLARWLPDGTLELVGRADRQVKLRGHRIELGEVEAVLLAHPAVRGAAVLVLDGSGGDGTLVAAVEADEAPGLADELRAHALAELPKAAVPQDFAFLDRLPSTGNDKLDYPALARDLAGRRVVDVGVDHADPLVATVLGLFAELLGRGDVTPATNFFAHGGHSLLGAKLAQRLKGATGVRVRLADVFEHPTPRGLAEHVRSAETPGGSPPG from the coding sequence GTGTCGATCGCGTCCACGTCCACCGGGGTGGCCGCCGCGCGCAAGGAGGAGGCGCTCTGGCTGCTGGAGCGGCTCGTCCCCGGCAGCGGGGTCAACAACCTCCACCTGGCCTTCCGCGTCGCGGGCGGCCTCGACCGGACCGCGCTGCGGCGGGCCCTGGACTTCCTGGTCGGTCGCCACGAGGTGCTGCGCCGCACCTACCTGGCCGCCGACACCGGGTTGACCCGCCTGACCGCCGCGGACCCCGTGGTGCCGCTCGACGACGCCGACTGCCCGCCCGGTGAGGTCGCCGACCGGCTGGCGGCGTTCGTCACCGCGCCCTTCGCCCTGGACGGCGGGCCGCTGCTGCGCGCCCTGCGGCTGCGCTGCGGCGCCGACGACGTCTTCTGCCTGGTGGTGCACCACCTGATCTTCGACACCGCGTCGGCGGGCGTCCTGGCGGCCGAGCTGGCGGAGGTCTACACCGCCTTCGCGGCGGACCACCCGGTGCCCGCCGCCCTGGCCGGGCCGGTGCCCGCGCTCGCCGAGGCCCCCGCCACGGCGGCCAGCCGGGAGTACTGGCGGCAGCGGCTGCGCGGGGTGCGGCCGGACCGGCTGGGCCTGGCCTGCGCCGAACCGCCCGCGCCCGCCTCGCCCGTCGCCGGCGGGCAGGTCGAGACCGCGCTGTCCGCGGAGGCGGTCCGGGCGGTCGCCGAGCTGCGCCGCGCGCTGCGCGTGCCCGAGGCCGTCGTGCTGCTGGCCGCGTACGTGCTGCTGCTGGAGGCGCACGGCGCGGGGCCCGACATCGTCGTCGGCACCCCGTTGAACGTGCGCGGCCCGGACGCGCCCGGCGCGATCGGCTACCACGTGAACGTGGCGCCGCTGCGGATCGCGGTCGACCGCGACGCCGGGTTCGCCGACCTGGTGCGCGCCGCCCGGGACGCGTTCTTCGGGGCCCTCGCGCACGCCGACGTGCCGGTGGACGACCTGCTGGACCAGGTACCGCGGGCCGGCGGCTCCTGGCGGCACACCGTGTTCCGGCACGTGTTCAACTACGTGCCCGGCACCGACACCGCCCGGGTGCGCCTGGCGGGCGTCCCGGCCGAACCCGTCCCGGTGCGCACCGGGTTCTCGAAGTTCGACCTGGAGTTCTTCCTGCTGCCCGGCGCCGACGGCGTGCGGCTGAGGGCGGCCTACAACGCTGGCGCGCTCGCCGAGGCCGACGTCCGGGCGGTGGTCGCCCGCTACGACGCCCTGCTGACCGCGCTCGCCGGCGACCCGGCGCGACCGGTGGGCGCGTTCCCGGTGTGGCACCGCGGTGACCACGAGGTCATCGACACCGCCAACCGGACCGCCGGGCCGCGCCCGGTGTACACGGTGCCGGCCGCGGTGGCCGCGGCGGCGACCGCGACCCCGCGGGCGGTCGCGCTGGTCGACGGCGACCGCCGGGTGTCCTACGCGGTGCTGTGGGCGGCGGCGGTCGGCGTGCGCGACCGGCTGGTGGCCGCCGGGGTCGGCCGCGGCGACGTGGTGGCCCTGCTCGCCGACCGCGGCGCCGAACTGGCCGCCGCGGTGCTGGGGGTGTGGCTCGCGGGCGCCGTCTACCTGCCGCTCGACCCCGAGCACCCGGAGCAGCGCCTGACCCACCAGCTCGCCGACTCCGGCGCCGCGGCCGTGCTGGCGGGCCCCGGCGCCCGCCTGCCCGCGGGGCACCGGGGCCCGGTGCTGCCCATCAGCGAGCCCGCCGGCGGTGTCGGGGCCGGCGGCACGCGGAGCGGTGGCACCGAGGGCGGCGGCTTTGAAGGCGGCGGTGTCGGGAGTGGCGGCTTCGGGGCTGGCGGCGTCGGGAGTGGCGGCGTCGGGGCCGGCGGCATCGGGAGCGGTGGTACCGAGGGCGGCGGCTTCGGAGGCGGCGGCACAGGAAGCGGTGGTACCGGGGCCGATTCCGCCGAGACCGGTTCCACCAAGGCTGGTTCCGCCGGGCCCGGCGCACCACCCGAGGTGTCGGTGGTCGGCTCCGACCCCGCCTACCTCATCTACACCTCAGGTTCGACCGGCCGTCCGAAGGGGACGGTCATCGACCACGGCGCGCTGGCCAACCTGATCGGGCACTTCAGCGCGGAACTGGGCGCCGCCGCGTCGACGGCGCTGTGGTCGACCACGTTCTCCTTCGACATCTCCGCGCTGGAGCTGTTCACCCCGCTGGTCACCGGTGGCCTGGTCGTGGCCGCGCCGGACGAGGCCAGGGTGGACGGCCGGGTGCTGGCCGACCTGCTGGACCGGCACGGGGTCACCCTGGTGCAGGGCACGCCGACCACCTGGCGCCTCGTCCTGGACGAGGTCGGCGGGCACCTGGCCGGTCGCTCGGTGCTGTGCGGTGGCGAGCCGCTGCCGCCGCCGCTGGCGCACCGGCTGCTCGCCACCGGCTGCGAGCTGCGCAACGTCTACGGGCCGACGGAGACCACGATCTGGTCCACGGGCGGTCGTGTCGAACGGGTGGGCGACCGGGTACCGGTGGGCGCGCCGATCGCCAACACCGAGGTGTTCGTCATCGACGACCACGGGCGGGAACTGCCCGTCGGCGTCACCGGGGAGCTGTGCATCGCCGGTGCCGGGGTGGCCGTCGGCTACCACGCCCGGCCCGACCTGACCGCCGAGCGGTTCCGCGAGCACCCCCGCCACGGCCGGCACTACCGCACCGGCGACCTGGCCCGCTGGCTGCCCGACGGCACGCTGGAGCTGGTGGGCCGGGCCGACCGGCAGGTCAAGCTGCGCGGCCACCGGATCGAGCTCGGCGAGGTCGAGGCGGTCCTGCTCGCGCACCCGGCCGTGCGCGGTGCGGCGGTGCTGGTCCTCGACGGCTCGGGTGGGGACGGGACGCTGGTGGCCGCGGTCGAGGCCGACGAGGCGCCGGGGCTGGCCGACGAGCTGCGCGCGCACGCGCTGGCCGAGCTGCCCAAGGCGGCGGTGCCGCAGGACTTCGCGTTCCTGGACCGCCTGCCCAGCACCGGCAACGACAAGCTCGACTACCCGGCGCTGGCCCGCGACCTGGCCGGGCGGCGGGTGGTCGACGTCGGGGTCGACCACGCCGACCCGCTCGTCGCGACCGTGCTCGGCCTGTTCGCCGAACTGCTGGGCCGCGGGGACGTCACCCCGGCGACCAACTTCTTCGCCCACGGCGGGCACTCGCTGCTCGGCGCGAAGCTCGCGCAGCGGCTCAAGGGCGCCACCGGGGTGCGGGTCAGGCTGGCCGACGTGTTCGAGCACCCCACGCCGAGGGGTCTCGCCGAGCACGTGCGCTCGGCCGAGACCCCCGGCGGGAGCCCGCCCGGCTAG